From one Dermacentor silvarum isolate Dsil-2018 chromosome 3, BIME_Dsil_1.4, whole genome shotgun sequence genomic stretch:
- the LOC119445483 gene encoding disintegrin and metalloproteinase domain-containing protein 8-like: protein MDIYGTLMVHWVQTLSLSGIGAVGAICTKEAAGVGEDIPTSYSGAQVMAHELAHILGSPHDETPRCPWSEGYLMSYEDGGTKKYRLSQCSQEKIRDRVGTLPRACINLRTHKNYMQGRNKFPGKTLRQAYYCKKMMKDDPQGRKVYVKKTEALTQKCKMQCCFDVPEGSWCRVVRILEGMECKEGNTCRKGVCGKHNWQ from the exons atggacatctatggtacattaatggttcactgggtacAAACGTTGTCATTGTCAGGAATTGGAGCTGTTGGAGCAATCTGCACAAAGGAAGCTGCAGGAGTGGGCGAAGACATCCCTACTTCTTACTCGGGAGCTCAAGTAATGGCTCACGAACTTGCCCATAT ATTAGGGTCACCACATGACGAGACGCCTAGGTGCCCTTGGTCTGAAGGATATCTCATGAGCTACGAAGACGGGGGTACAAAAAAATACCGGCTTTCTCAGTGCAGTCAGGAGAAGATTCGTGACAGAGTGGG AACTCTTCCGCGAGCGTGTATAAACCTTCGGACCCACAAGAACTACATGCAAGGACGAAACAAATTTCCTGGTAAAACACTGCGCCAGGCGTATTACTGCAAGAAGATGATGAAGGACGACCCACAGGGGAGGAAAGTCTATGTAAAAAAG ACTGAAGCCCTCACCCAAAAGTGTAAAATGCAGTGTTGCTTCGACGTACCCGAGGGCTCCTGGTGCAGGGTTGTACGTATACTGGAAGGCATGGAATGTAAAGAGGGAAAT